ACAAGGCAAGATATAATAACCGGTCACGTTTAAAACGTGGCCGGTTTTTGTTTTTAATAGTCTAAAAATAAAAAAACAATGGAAGGAGTAAAAAATGAAAAGAGATATTTTTGCAGAATCAAAAAAGCTGTCCAACATAGTAAGTGAAATCAGAAAAACATTGATTCAAAAGAATTTTTATGAGTTTTTTCCTCCAGCAATAGTAAATTATAATGAAAAGATGAAAAAAGGTTTTAAGTTTGCTGACGGTAAAAATTTTTATCTTTTAAAACCGGATGTTACATCTTGGCTTATTGAAATGGATAAGGTGAAAGATGAAGAAAGAATTTTTTATGTTTCTGAAGTTCTCACAGATAATTTATCCAGTAGTTGGCAATTAGGGTTTGAAATTCTAAATGGTGAACAGATAAAAATCGAAGAAGAGATTATTAATCTAACCATTGATATACTTTCTAAATTAGGAATAAAGAATTTTTTTATCGATGTTAGTTCTATAAAGTGTTGGGAAGATATATTAGAAAGTGTTCCTGATTTTAAAGAAAAGATATTGAGAGCAATAGAGTTAAGAAACTTTGAAATAATTGAAAATCTGCCTCTAGATCAAAAGATAAAAAATACGGTTGGAGATCTTTTTAATTTTAGAGGGAAAGAGACGAATTTACCTAAGTTAAATAAGATAATAAAAGAAATTAATGATTCTAGAATTTTTGTTGATCTCGGAACTATAAAATATATGGATTATTATGAAGATATTGTATTTGAAATTTATTCTCCTGATAATGGGTATCTATTAGGTAATGGAGGTCAGTATCAG
The Petrotoga sp. 9PW.55.5.1 DNA segment above includes these coding regions:
- a CDS encoding ATP phosphoribosyltransferase regulatory subunit, whose protein sequence is MKRDIFAESKKLSNIVSEIRKTLIQKNFYEFFPPAIVNYNEKMKKGFKFADGKNFYLLKPDVTSWLIEMDKVKDEERIFYVSEVLTDNLSSSWQLGFEILNGEQIKIEEEIINLTIDILSKLGIKNFFIDVSSIKCWEDILESVPDFKEKILRAIELRNFEIIENLPLDQKIKNTVGDLFNFRGKETNLPKLNKIIKEINDSRIFVDLGTIKYMDYYEDIVFEIYSPDNGYLLGNGGQYQVNGKYSCGMALNLDVIREMKR